A section of the Cinclus cinclus chromosome 27, bCinCin1.1, whole genome shotgun sequence genome encodes:
- the CD34 gene encoding hematopoietic progenitor cell antigen CD34 — MKWRQLLCIAVCVLELAGCAAESTTDIPTPTATAVAARDSSSGTASTASTASTATGHSSSARTTPDEATAGSVATNSTSSELLGQLRTSSQPSQAPTSLPGTPLEPRGIPGVSTTQTPPGTEPRDRAQPSDPAVATTSSAASLEHPPEPAATTALHTGRHSPQPPLPAIGCHGVRGEGDTGAICLQLNESNTCEQFLESKGWDFWKAVCENRTHTVESPCEIKLTPSSLDRDCLLLILKGEKDPDKLLNTLQKSHWEKFGIESLKKESTRSHREPSQKTLIALVTSGLLLAFLGLAGYFLMKRRSWSPAGQRLAEDPYYTEHSSQGNTLLMTPSQEPAELQEKPNLPNLNGATQENGTGQASSRNGHSGRQHSPADTEM, encoded by the exons ATGAAGTGGAGGCAGCTCCTCTGCATCGCCGTCTGCGTGCTGGAGCTGGCTG gctgtgctgctgagagcaCGACAGACATCCCCACACCGACAGCCACGGCCGTGGCAGCgagggacagcagcagtgggacagccagcactgccagcactgccagcacagccacgggacacagcagcagtgccagaacAACCCCTG ATGAAGCCACAGCTGGGTCCGTGGCCACCAACTCGACGTCATCAGAGCTCCTTGGGCAGCTGAGGAcgagctcccagcccagccaggcccCCACATCTCTGCCGGGCACCCCCCTGGAGCCACGCGGGATCCCGGGAGTCTCCACAACCCAGACCCCCCCAGGGACAGAGcccagggacagggcacagccCTCAGACCCCGCGGTGGCCACGACCAGCTCTGCGGCCAGCCTGGAGCATCCTCCGGAGCCAGCTgccaccacagccctgcacacagGCAGGCACAGCCCCCAG cctcccctccctgccatcGGGTGCCACGGCGTCAGAGGCGAGGGTGACACTGGAGCCATCTGCCTGCAGCTCAACGAGTCCAACACCTGC GAGCAATTTTTAGAGAGCAAGGGATGGGATTTTTGGAAAGCAGTATGTGAAAATAGAACCCACACCGTGGAATCCCCCTGTGAAATCAAACTcactccatccagcctggacaGAGACTGTTTGCTCCTCATCCTCAAAGGAGAGAAAG ATCCTGACAAACTTCTGAACACGCTCCAGAAGTCTCACTGGGAAAAG tttggaaTAGAATCCCTTAAAAAGGAGAGCACGAGGAGCCACCGGGAGCCTTCCCAGAAGACCCTGATTGCCCTGGTCAcatctgggctgctgctggcctTCCTGGGCCTGGCTGGGTATTTCCTGATGAAGAGGCGCAGCTGGAGCCCCGCGGGACAGAGGCTG GCTGAAGACCCCTACTACACGGAGCACAGCAGCCAGGGGAACACCCTGCTGATGACACCCTCCCAAGAGCCAGcggagctgcaggagaagccAAACCTCCCAAACCTCAACGGGGCCACCCAGGAGAACGGGACGGGCCAGGCGTCCTCCAGGAACGGCCACTCGGGCCGGCAGCACAGCCCCGCTGACACCGAGATGTGA